AATTACCATGGATACACCAATGAACAGAATTCATGCCTGGCATGGATTACACAGGGAGGCTGGACTCCAGCTGGAATGCATCGCAGAGTGAGTGCACATTCTCATATCCACTGAGTCATTATGCATGCTGATAATGTCTGGAAATCGCAGTTTTACCAATTTAAGAGCAGAAGCCTCTCCAGCGATTGGATACAAATCAAGTGGTGATTTTCTCACCATAAGGGCAGTGATATTTCTTCAAAAGAGACCGATATCTCAGGATGCACTACAAGGATAGTCTGAATATTATAGAATACATTAATCCAAAtccattattatgaattatttccATAAATCTCgtatttaaattataactaTATCCAGATTTGCCTTCAGCAGAAAATCTAACTCAgataatagaaatgttttaaatcagtttcAAAAAACCTTCTTCAAATGTTACAttgatttgattaataataataacaaaagccAAAGAGCCCAGTATAAAAAGCcctcttaaaaatgaaacatagCGATTGAATTACATCAGAGCTTTAAGTAGATAAAGTCAAGCGTCAACCCAAGAACAGACCTCTTGAAGAGTCGTGCATTTCATGACTAAATTAAATGGATGCACATTCCTCTCGAGAAAAGAATCCCTCCTGTTTTGAGTTTGGTATGGCTTGATTATACTTTTTCATGCGCATCTCTGGCCGTCTCAGGCGTGGCAGATCTGTGAATCTCTACATGATCTGGCACAGATTAGGATGGGGATTTGAGAGTACAGCTCTATAATCCCAGAGGAGCCGCAGTAAACCGGCTGGATTGGAGAAGCCTGTAGTGTGATGAGAGTATAAATAGTCTTTTTGTGTTAGAGGTAATTAATGTGTCCTTCTACTCCATGATTGCTAAGTGAAGCTGTGTCTAGTTTCTGCCAGATCTTTCTGAACAGGAAGCTGGTCGTTCAAAGTTCTCTTATTGCCCTCTCTCAGTCTCCTCCTCCCATGTCTCCTTCTCATTATCTAGCTCTCTCTCCATGAACCTTTACCACCATCATTTTACACCTGTCTCTCAATCCGCCtcctctcactctgtctctgGGGCGCCTTCTACAGCTGACCTGGGGTCTCTGGGCCGGTAACCTCAGGCAGTCTCATACAGTGCAGGCGACTACTGAGAAGGCAGGGCCTCAGCGGCTGACAAAAGggcagagaaaaaaatagaaatgctaAGATAAAGTGGAGAGAGCAATGTTTTACCAATATACTGTGCAGCAGAAGGACAGAGAGAATGTGCAGAAGCACTTCAGATGAAAAGGAAAGCAGGGAGATGTGGCATTTCAATCATCAAGCCTCATTGAAATTGCACAGTACAGTATCTCACAAACAGCCCAAAGGATTAACCACATGTTTAATGTCAGTTCTCACATGAGAATACAGCCTAGGCGTAAATTATAAATTTGAAACTCTTCTTAACCCAACAAAGATCTTTGTGCTATCATGAAAGCGTGCAGTTTTCTATTCAGAGAAGTAGCCTTAGTTTTGTATAAGTGCCCAGGATCACTGGTTCAGTTTGCTATATGGATGTTGCTGTCCTCAAAATTTTTCTCCCAGTATGTCACGCGCTGCTGCTGTACCATGCACTTGCATAATaaagacaaatgaaaacacTTGGAAGTAACAGCATATACTCCTTAATtagaaatgtatgtattttaattcttaaatgtatttgcaggaatagatattgtaaaataaataaataaataaaaagaataaaaaaaaaaattatttttttattattttagttttgacaTCTTTTCATGTTATCTTTTAAATGATATCAGAGCATATGTTATATAATGAGGAAGCTATTAAGTATTCGGATAATCAAATTTATCATGCCAAATGTAATTAGCCTGCTGGCTTCCCCTCACAACTGCTAAAAATCTGACAGAGAAATAGtagaaatttttatttaaataatagatgAAGCTGAAAAGAATAGTTTCCATTATAAAAATTAGACACCAGACATTAAGGTTacatgcaataataaaataattgagaTGTGGATTTCTACCAAATAAAATGAGTGTAGTAGTAGAATTAAATtacaaagtaataaatatatataagttataactatataaataagcTCTTATCTtctctcattcatttttattttctggaaaTAGTTTCAGTGCTTTTGTATTCCAGTCAGGATGTACTGAGGACAAAGGTTTGTCTTGTACCttatcttgttttgttttatctggCTGATGGTTTCTCTCTGCAGTGCACTGGGTTTCAGTGAAGCtaaatctctttctctccctgcaGTTGTTGTTTCATTTCTGTCTGATTTGCCATGTGAAGCCATTTTGTCTGGCAAGCATGGTGGCTATATAGTGAAGAGCTTTACAGATGGAGTAGTTAGTTCAATGCAGTAGCAGGTGAGGACACAGAGaaaggtgagtgtgtgtgaggtgtgtgtgtgtgtgtgtgtgtgggattgGAAGTAAATGAGAGATAAAGGACAAACATTGTTTCTTCCAGACAGACAGCACACATTTTAGCTGGCATATCACATGTGTCCTACTCACAAACAATAAAGTGAATTGTTTGCTGttgaacaatttaaaataatctttgcTTTGCCTTTGCAGCACTttgctgtgtttgtgcatgAGACATCCACCTCATAGACTGCATTGCCCCGACTTCACCTCTAGATGGCACTACTTAACAGCCTCCTTGCCAGAACAACCAATCAACACATTAgaccctctttctctctcagcttATATCCCAGTCAGTTATTAATACACTGCTGTTAGACACTTTCTTCCAACAGAAATGGTTTTACTTACGTATGCTACCGTATGTGTCCTTAACCTATAAATTATAACTAACAGATATGTATCACGGTACATTTCTAAAAAGTGATACTGACCTATAGATAACATATAGCCTAAAAAGACTTTAATCAGTTATAatggtttttaattattatattttttactgctTCTACATTTCCTATAATACCATTCGGTATTATATACTgtctttaaagaaacatttgtttttatttttagttaattaaatcaattaagtgttattgttcCCAGTTTTCTCCACAGTTACTGGTTTCTTTCACTTTAAATCACCTCTTTTAACCCCATTGTTGTTTGCTCTGCCCACATTTCCAGCGTCTCAAGCAGAGTTCTGCGTTAGTTTCCAGCTGCGTTAACAGGCGGCTATACATTTAGACTAAAACCCAGGGGCAGTACATGAGGTTAGAAACCACCACATTGAGCTATATCAGAAATTTCAGTTGGAAGCAGATGAAGCCTCTTTGATTAATCTTAAGACAGGAATGGCTTTGGTAAAaggcatattatattattgaattTACATGACCTGCTTCAAAGTCCCAATATCCACATAAATGTCAGCATGCTGAGCAGTttccaataaatcaataatttctACACAAGTTGCCATAACACCTTGTTAGGAAATGGTGCTCTATACTCTACACTAAGAGCTAGATTTATGCATAAAAGTTTTCATATTACATCTTTTTATGCTGCTCAAGTGTCCAATCAAGCTAAGTGACAAGATTCTCCACCCTAAACATGTGCATATAAATGGACTGAATCCTCAGATAATATTATAGAGTCTCCATACGACAGAGCTTGGGAACTGCAGAATAGTTATCAATTATTTAAAGtacaaaacttatttttcagGCGTGAACTTACTCTGCTTCTCAGGACTGTCAAACCAAAACTATTCAATGCCTTCACTATCTGCTTTAATATTGGAGACCTTTCTGAACAGATTTTTCAGTTTGCATTGAGCCAggaaattgtataaaatatgaattaagaTGCAGACAGTATCAGTTTCATATTATGAATGCACAGTTTCACTCATTCAATCAGATAGGTATTCTTTCCTATAAATAATGAGATATGCTTAAAGCTCAGAAGTGACATATTTCTTTTCTTATATTTCTCCAGTTCCTATTTGAGACAGTAATATACCACATTCAGTAACTTTAGAGGTTTAATGATAAGCCACTGTATTTGTGagacttttacatttaagtGGAGTTGAATTCAGTGTCCTGGATGCATgactgtattaataaaaactggATCATTTTTAGACCTTACTGATTGTCCACCCCCTTACGTGCCCACTCACCAAAATAGCTAAATCAGAAAGATTGCCTTAGTAGACAGGTATTTGgagttaaaaagaaagaaaaatacataaaaaggtaCATAAAGTAATATTACAACGAAAATGTATGatatcagtattttttaaattgcaaaaaatataaacttgcCACTACCTTAAAGTGTTGTCAGGTGCAGTGACTGACAGTCTCTAGAACATCTAACTCCAGTTCTTTGTATCAAATTGTTAAAAGTACTATACATATACAAGGTATATAAAAGAGAAACATCTATCACCACAATTTTTAAGCNNNNNNNNNNNNNNNNNNNNNNNNNNNNNNNNNNNNNNNNNNNNNNNNNNNNNNNNNNNNNNNNNNNNNNNNNNNNNNNNNNNNNNNNNNNNNNNNNNNNAAAAGGTGCTTCACCTCTGTCATCTCCATCCTGTAAAGTGGCGGCTCCTTCATTAGCTCCTCCAACATCCGCAGCCCCAACTTCCCCTGTCCTCCTCGTCCTGCCTCCTGAGAGTGACCGTATCTCCAGATCCAAACGGCGGTTGGCTTAACACCAGCGGCTTCTGAGATTTCAGCTTGTGGGCAACCGTCATAAAAATGGCCTCCACGTGGTCACTATTATTCCGACCGCCGTCATCGTTTCCATAGGGGTTCTTGGCAGAGGTCTCAAATAGAGGCATTGAGTGTGCATCGGCAAACTGCTGCGCTACGTCGGTACTTACTTGAGCGGCGTGACGCAGGTCACATTTGTTGCCGACCAAGATTCTAGGCACCTCTTGGCCCAAGGCATGCTGACGGCATTCCTCGATCCATGCCGGTAGACTTCGGAAACTAGCAGCATTGGTGACGTCGTAGACAAACACCACAGCGTGGACGTTGCGGTAGTAGTGCTGCACCATACTCTTTCGGAAGCGCTCCTGGCCTGCGGTGTCCCACAACTGGACCTGGTAGAGGGGAAAAGGGAGAGCTATTAGCGGTCAACTTATATCTTGCATGCATATGTGtccttttaaagggatagtgcatttaaaaattttaattttaattactcactctcatgttgttacaaacttgtaagacttttgttcatattcggaacacaaattaagacattttttgaaaaaaaatgaccttGCATAGAGagaaatgcaactgaaatgttcccaggtctTTATAAAATTACGCTTGAACACCTGATGTCACATGGTCTATTTTACCAATGTCCTTCCAACGTTTCTGGACCTAGTTACACGCTAAGCTGCTATGACCAGCGTAATGGTGTTCCACCAATGTATAGACAGTCTCAATAATAGATGTAACCCTAAATTATATTGGCCATCTGTTCAACCTCATAAAGTCTACTGCAgatgtaaatttaaaacaatgtattaGATGCATGATGGTTTACACTGACAATTGATATTTATACAAAGCATTCTGCTATAAATACAGTACTGatttaattacttaaattatgttataagatttcatcttaattttaaagcatatataaataactacatCTACCCAACTACACATTTTGTGATTAAAACCATACTCTATAGGCCATGAAAGCCTTGCGTatcaaatatggaaaaaaaaaaaaaaacacaaagcattaactttttttacattacatttaaaggtTCAATAAACTAATCTACTTTAAAAGACTGGCTAATAATTAACGAGTGTGAGGTTTGCAGGGCACCATCAACACATATCGagtcaaaaaaatgaataaataaatagacaacaGCGTCCTGAAATCACAAGCATCCTCACCTTGATTTTCTCGCCGTCTATTTCAATAACCTTCTCCCGAAAATCCACCCCGATAGTGGCCTCAGTCTTGTCTGGAAACTTGCCCGCACAGAATCTATAGGTGAGGCAAGTCTTGCCAACTCCAGAGTCTCCTATAACGATGATCTTAAAGATTCGAGTCCGAGGTGGAGGCAGCGAAGAGCTGGTCAAAGACGAGCTAAACTCAAACGAGGACTCGATATCTGCCATGCTGTCTTCCTACAGACAAACAAGTGCTTCGGGAAATAGCACAGCGCAAATGTGCTGATGCTAACgggtcaaataaataattcagacgCAGGCTTAGTTTATCCTTCAGCGCTTCACCTCACACTTCATGTGCAAAACTTGGAGATTCAAACATCGGGGGCTGTATTTGACGTGCTGACCGGTGGACTCCGCATTTTGCTGATGCATCCCTGGCGGAGTCTTCTTACACTGTTTTGGGTCTGCAGCCACGTACGACGTTGACATAACTGTAATCTCGCGAGAAGTCACGTAACACAGAGAGCGTTTTGTGTGGCGCTTccaaacaatacaaacaaaagaGTTTAAGAAAATCGAAACTTACCACCACTGTACACGGagcagacaaaacacacacacacacaaaaacgaaATAAATATGGAAGTCATTCTATTATATTCTActgtaatatatgcatgtgttattAAAAAAGGGGTGGAAGTTTTTACTTCTTTGCAGTGACTATATTTTCCCTTCAGGGGAATTGCATTNNNNNNNNNNNNNNNNNNNNNNNNNNNNNNNGAACGACTGCAGAAAATGTTGGTAAGTTCTCCTGAtgtctgattattttaaaattaatatcacTCTCGTGAAAATACAATTATGTTTTCTGTATTATAGGCTATTTGTATGTAATTGTGTCTCTATGCACCTGTCAGTGAATTGTAATGTGAAGAACTAAATGATGATTTGCTGTCGGTGTCAGAAAATCATGTAGGTTTAATGTGCTGATAAACAGGTACATCAAGGTGTTCCccagtcatttatttatgctaCTAAAGATGTCTTTGCTCTTTTGCAAGGTTTTGAATTTGCGAGTCCTCCGGAAAGTTCAGTTAAATTTGACCGGAGAGTTGCCAGGCTTTTTGAAGGATACAGCTCATATCCGAACTGATCCCAGCTGGAGAGTGAGCCCGGTTCCAGAAAGATTACACTGCAGACATGTGGATGTCGGTGACCTTTCACCCTGTAATACACAACGTCTTATAATGGGACTCAAATCTCCTGCCCAAGGTTTACAGGTAGGACTTAGTAATGCANNNNNNNNNNNNNNNNNNNNNNNNNNNNNNTTCTGTTCTGTTGTAGATTGATTTTGATGATGGAAATTGCCCAACATACCTCAATCAAATAAAgggtatttataatgtttatcaGGCTGTGCACAACCAGTTTCAGGGTGAGTCTTGAGTCAAATTCCTGCTGcgtgttttgtgaaaaatgtagTGAATTAAGTATTCTTTAAGGAAAGCATGCGTTAACTATCTGTCGCATCCCTCTTAGATGTACCACCAATTTCTCAGGCTCCAGTGCTGATGCTCCGTCCTCGAGCATGGAACATGGTGGAGCACAACATGATGGTATGGATCTTTAGTGGTAACTTCTTTAATGGCACAGATGAGAACATTCTTGTGTTTGTCCAACCATGTGTTGGTCTGTTTAAAATTTATGTAGTTTATTGTTTCACCTTATGGTGATTTAATGATCAGTTGTAAGATTTTAAAAGTTATAACCacgtttttaacatttcaattgCTTCTTCTAGACAACATTAAGTGCATATGTAAAGAAAATTGAGACTTTCCTGCTTtagattgtttttaatgaaaaggcCCTAGTAATCTCACGTGTCTCAGATAAAATTTCAAAAAGGGCTGAAACCTGGATCTAAATTCAAGAGATTTTAGTCAAAGCctttcataataaaagtcatTCGTAAATGTCTCATTTGTGTCTGTTGGTATTGCTCCAGATAGGTTTTTGGAGATGNNNNNNNNNNNNNNNNNNTATGCATCTGTTTCTCTGTAGGTGAATGGTCGAGAGGTTCCAGGTCCACTGTTTGATTTTGGCTTGCTGATGTTTCATAATGCAAAACTACTTCTTCAAAACCAGAGTGGCCCTTTTTTCTACTTGTCCAAGGTCAGTGTCTAAACACATCACTCTGTTTACCAGGACATAACTTCAATGTAGAATCTAACATATCCTAGAAAATCTTCACGGTATTTGTTGTGCAGGTTGAGAGCTACATGGAGGCCAGANNNNNNNNNNNNNNNNNNNNNNNNNNNNNNNNNNNNNNNNNNNNNNNNNNNNNNNNNNNNNNNNNNNNNNNNNNNNNNNNNNNNNNNNNNNNNNNNNNNNAAATGGATTTTGCAATACAAAATAAGCTAATTGGAATTTGATTTCTTCTACACAGATAATTTTTTCACCAGTAGAGCTATATATGCAGAAATACCGGTGCATTTAATGAGCTCACATCATGAggaattacatttgattttccAGTGTATTTTGACACTTAAACTTTACTACAGGAGGACACATAGAAATCTTgagaaacaagtaaaaaaataataaaatataataaataaataaaaacattctgtgGATGAAGTTGTTAGTAACTTATTTCCTCATtctctaatttatttatataaaataatttttttatcattataattatttttcgtAGCATTCTGTATAGAAGATggtagagaaagaaaaaatggaaaatgaaaagagaaataCGCTTTACAAAAgtacatgtaatataataatataaactattaaacatatttatttcaaatggtaTCTCATcacatcacaaaaatataaacaatataatgtctttaaatgctaaagaaattaaaaatggatATTTTGCCAGattgaataataatgtttgttgaaAGTGTGCTTGTCTTTCCAGCTCCCCTGTCTAGATGTTTGTTGGTTTGGCATCTGAATCAATAACCAGCATTCTTGATGTAATAAGGGAGTAAATGCTACTTTTTCAGCCTCAAACTCAAAAATGCATGTTCcaaaaacaccctttaaacCCACAGAGCCAATAAGAAAAGAGGGTGGAGACgcccatattttatatatatatatatatatatatatatatatatatatatatatatatatatatatatatatatatatataaatataaaaatctcaCATTATTCTTAAAACACAATCAATCCAGTGTTTTAGGATAGTTTCAGCCATTCTGCATGACCCTCATAACTTGAATAAACTTTGTGGGTCACAATTTTAATCACATGCTCTATCCCTCAGGATTTGGCTTAAACTCTCTTTGGTACGTCAGTCTGATTTCCTGACTAAACTCCAGCTTTGAGGTCAGTCAAACCCAGCATACCCAGCATACCAGGAATTTGTATCTCCGTTTAGAGTTTATGctgtataatatacatatatatatatatacacacacacacattatatatatattatatacaagctaaatgcataattaaaactaattaaaataaattaagcctaaaagtatttaaaaatgcagcatAACATATTCTGAGGGGTTGGGTgagatttataaatgtattattattagttttatcgTTCCCATTTGAATTTAGTCTGAGTTTAACCACTAGGATGTTGTTGTTATAATGTTTTCATCGTATGTAATTATAGTTGCTTTTTGCTTGGAATTAAAGTAAGCAAAAttccaaattaaaatatataaacattactaCATCTGACATTACTATCATAACAGCTGTCTTACTTCACCGCTTCATCAGAGTAC
The genomic region above belongs to Puntigrus tetrazona isolate hp1 chromosome 14, ASM1883169v1, whole genome shotgun sequence and contains:
- the LOC122357201 gene encoding ras-related protein Rab-33B-like → MADIESSFEFSSSLTSSSLPPPRTRIFKIIVIGDSGVGKTCLTYRFCAGKFPDKTEATIGVDFREKVIEIDGEKIKVQLWDTAGQERFRKSMVQHYYRNVHAVVFVYDVTNAASFRSLPAWIEECRQHALGQEVPRILVGNKCDLRHAAQVSTDVAQQFADAHSMPLFETSAKNPYGNDDGGRNNSDHVEAIFMTVAHKLKSQKPLVLSQPPFGSGDTVTLRRQDEEDRGSWGCGCWRS
- the LOC122357518 gene encoding malate synthase, glyoxysomal-like: MGLKSPAQGLQIDFDDGNCPTYLNQIKGIYNVYQAVHNQFQDVPPISQAPVLMLRPRAWNMVEHNMMVNGREVPGPLFDFGLLMFHNAKLLLQNQSGPFFYLSKVESYMEDLA